The following are encoded in a window of Gossypium raimondii isolate GPD5lz chromosome 13, ASM2569854v1, whole genome shotgun sequence genomic DNA:
- the LOC105784052 gene encoding two-on-two hemoglobin-3 isoform X1, protein MQTLQEKASQWSGVDTADAFAIDDTNLFQKLGLQTFINLSTNFYTRVYDDEEEEWFRSIFSNSKKEEAIQNQYEFFVQRMGGPPLYSQRKGHPALIARHRPFPVTHQAAERWLYHMEKALESTPDIDADSRVKMMNFLRHTAFFLVAGDELKTQKQQIPCKHGASKPAES, encoded by the exons ATGCAGACACTGCAGGAAAAGGCTTCTCAATGGAGCGGTGTTGATACTGCCGATGCCTTTGCCATTGACGACACTAATTTGTTCCAGAAATTGGGACTCCAAACTTTCATTAACCTCTCCACCAATTTTTACACTAG GGTGTATGATGATGAGGAAGAAGAGTGGTTTCGATCAATATTTTCCAATTCCAAGAAAGAAGAGGCCATTCAGAATCAGTATGAATTCTTTGTGCAACGAATGGGAGGGCCCCCTCTTTATTCTCAGAGGAAAG GTCATCCTGCATTAATTGCACGTCATAGACCATTTCCAGTCACACATCAAGCTGCAGAGAGATGGTTATATCATATGGAGAAGGCATTAGAGAGCACCCCAGACATTGATGCTGATTCAAGAGTCAAAATGATGAACTTTTTGAG GCACACTGCATTTTTTCTTGTGGCTGGAGATGAGTTGAAGACTCAAAAGCAACAAATCCCATGCAAACATGGGGCCAGCAAACCAGCTGAATCATAG
- the LOC105784052 gene encoding two-on-two hemoglobin-3 isoform X2: MQTLQEKASQWSGVDTADAFAIDDTNLFQKLGLQTFINLSTNFYTRVYDDEEEEWFRSIFSNSKKEEAIQNQYEFFVQRMGGPPLYSQRKARMWHTDISRKIKKGKSNIVLSDLQINLQANCNLKIFWLLHYVPLDLDTLG, from the exons ATGCAGACACTGCAGGAAAAGGCTTCTCAATGGAGCGGTGTTGATACTGCCGATGCCTTTGCCATTGACGACACTAATTTGTTCCAGAAATTGGGACTCCAAACTTTCATTAACCTCTCCACCAATTTTTACACTAG GGTGTATGATGATGAGGAAGAAGAGTGGTTTCGATCAATATTTTCCAATTCCAAGAAAGAAGAGGCCATTCAGAATCAGTATGAATTCTTTGTGCAACGAATGGGAGGGCCCCCTCTTTATTCTCAGAGGAAAG CACGAATGTGGCACACggatatttcaagaaaaataaaaaaaggtaaaagtaACATAGTGCTAAGTGACCTACAAATAAACCTCCAGGCAAATTGTAACTTAAAAATCTTTTGGCTGTTACATTATGTTCCCCTTGATTTAGATACATTAGGGTGA
- the LOC105784504 gene encoding formin-like protein 1 — MLTPPPPSPPPPPPLPPKQRRLWEKPLPSASIIKQISKPPPLVPPSIPFMTHNPISISQVELPTRSESEAVEEKDAEEASKPKLKPLHWDKVRASSDREMVWDHLRSSSFKLNEEMIETLFVAKTPKQATPRSVLPSPNQDNRVLDPKKAQNIAILLRAINVTVEEVCEALLEGNADTLGTELLESLLKMAPTKEEERKLKDYKDDSPVKLGPAEKFLKAVLDIPFAFKRVDAMLYMANFESEVEYLKKSLKCLRGIENQ; from the exons ATGTTGACTCCACCGCCGCCGTCGCCACCTCCTCCTCCTCCGCTTCCTCCGAAGCAACGACGGCTCTGGGAGAAACCACTTCCATCAGCATCTATAATAAAACAGATATCGAAGCCGCCTCCTCTTGTGCCCCCTTCGATTCCTTTTATGACACACAACCCAATTAGTATTTCTCAAGTCGAGTTGCCTACAAGGTCTGAGTCTGAGGCAGTGGAGGAAAAGGATGCGGAGGAGGCTTCAAAACCCAAGTTAAAGCCTTTACATTGGGATAAAGTACGAGCCAGCTCTGATCGTGAAATGGTGTGGGATCACCTCAGATCAAGCTCATTCAA GTTGAATGAGGAGATGATTGAAACACTATTTGTCGCAAAAACACCGAAGCAAGCAACTCCACGTTCTGTTCTTCCTTCACCAAACCAAGATAATAGAGTGTTGGATCCCAAAAAGGCACAAAACATAGCAATTTTGTTGAGGGCAATCAATGTGACCGTCGAAGAAGTTTGTGAAGCCCTTTTAGAAG GTAATGCTGATACACTCGGCACTGAACTTCTTGAAAGTTTATTGAAAATGGCTCCGACCAAGGAAGAAGAACGCAAGTTGAAGGACTACAAAGATGATTCACCAGTCAAGCTTGGGCCAGCTGAGAAGTTTTTAAAAGCAGTTCTTGATATACCCTTTGCGTTCAAAAGGGTGGATGCAATGCTCTACATGGCTAACTTCGAGTCTGAAGTTGAATACCTTAAAAAATCTTTAA AATGCTTGCGAGGAATTGAGAACCAGTAG
- the LOC105781709 gene encoding pectinesterase — MSKKVIIAVVSIILVVGVIATAIATVYHKRGDNTDLHKKINIMSNFCLYTLYQESCWQTLNSVNSTDPKEFIAKAILAAEEATNKFFNYSDSLSIQVENNSLTKMALEDCKDMMNYAIDSFKASYSNVYDSELHNINVSINDLRTWLSAGISYQQSCLDGFEHNNNMKEIMQKGIIVASELTRNALTIVTNLQNILSKFDFQLNITNARKLLPIEKNNYPSWFTAKDRQLLTRIDNSNLKPNAIVAKDGNGQFNTISAALVAAPKKSNVRHVIYIKAGIYNEYITVDKQYTNILMYGDGPRKTIVTGRKGVKDGGGITTWQTATFSAIGNGFIAKSMGFQNTAGPEKHQAVALRIQSDKSAFFNCRIDAYQDTLYNQVNRQFFRNCVISGTIDFIFGDSSTVIQNSLIIVRRPMDHQFNTVTAQGKDYIDENTGIVIQNCKIVPENKLFNDRFKFATYLGRPWKKFSTTVIMESKLGDFIRPEGWISFEGPDKNNYEETLYYAEYNNRGPGSNLNERVNWKGYHKINRTTAMKFTIQSFLSSKENWLPFADIPFNAML; from the exons atgtCGAAGAAAGTGATTATAGCTGTGGTTTCAATCATTCTCGTGGTGGGAGTCATCGCTACCGCTATTGCTACAGTTTATCATAAACGTGGTGATAATACCGATttgcataaaaaaattaacataatgtCTAACTTTTGTTTATATACTCTGTATCAAGAATCTTGTTGGCAAACTCTCAATTCTGTTAATAGCACTGATCCTAAAGAGTTCATTGCCAAAGCTATCTTGGCCGCTGAGGAAGCAACCAATAAGTTTTTCAACTATTCCGACTCCCTGAGTATTCAGGTTGAAAACAATAGCCTCACAAAGATGGCCTTGGAAGATTGTAAAGATATGATGAACTATGCAATTGATTCATTTAAGGCTTCATACTCCAATGTTTATGATAGTGAATTGCACAACATCAATGTCAGCATAAATGATCTTAGAACTTGGCTAAGTGCTGGTATATCATACCAACAATCATGCTTGGATGGTTTCGAACACAACAACAACATGAAAGAAATCATGCAAAAGGGTATTATTGTTGCTAGTGAACTCACAAGAAATGCTTTGACAATTGTGACAAATTTGCAGAATATTCTGTCCAAATTTGACTTCCAGCTTAATATTACTAACGCTCGCAAACTTCTTCCTATTGAAAAGAATAATTATCCTTCATGGTTCACAGCTAAAGATCGACAACTTTTGACTAGGATTGATAACAGCAACTTGAAGCCAAATGCTATTGTGGCTAAAGATGGCAATGGCCAATTCAATACCATAAGTGCAGCTTTAGTTGCTGCTCCTAAAAAATCCAATGTCCGACATGTGATCTATATCAAGGCTGGAATTTATAATGAATACATCACCGTTGACAAACAATACACCAATATCCTCATGTATGGTGACGGCCCAAGGAAAACTATTGTAACTGGTAGAAAGGGTGTCAAAGATGGTGGCGGAATTACCACTTGGCAAACTGCCACTTTCT CTGCTATTGGAAATGGGTTCATTGCCAAATCCATGGGATTCCAAAACACTGCTGGTCCTGAAAAGCACCAGGCTGTGGCTCTTCGCATTCAATCAGATAAGTCAGCCTTCTTTAATTGTAGGATTGATGCCTACCAAGACACCTTGTATAATCAAGTAAATCGCCAATTTTTTCGCAATTGTGTTATTTCTGGAACTATTGACTTCATATTTGGTGACTCCTCCACCGTCATCCAGAACTCATTGATCATTGTGAGGAGGCCAATGGATCATCAATTCAACACAGTGACAGCTCAAGGCAAGGACTACATTGATGAGAACACTGGTATCGTGATCCAAAATTGCAAGATTGTCCCTGAGAATAAACTATTCAACGATAGGTTCAAATTTGCAACATACTTGGGAAGGCCATGGAAGAAATTCTCTACAACTGTTATCATGGAGTCTAAATTGGGAGACTTCATTAGGCCTGAAGGATGGATAAGTTTTGAAGGACCTGACAAAAACAATTATGAAGAAACTCTTTACTATGCTGAGTACAACAACCGTGGCCCCGGTTCTAATCTTAATGAAAGGGTTAACTGGAAAGGTTACCACAAGATCAATAGGACAACTGCCATGAAATTCACTATTCAATCCTTCCTTTCGAGCAAAGAAAATTGGTTACCTTTCGCTGACATTCCTTTCAATGCCATGCTATGA